From one Streptomyces mobaraensis genomic stretch:
- a CDS encoding MFS transporter: MSPTGAPSAARPAGRHQGLALLAALLGLFVALLDVTVVTVALPTIRTDLNASFSDMEWVANAYLLALAVFIVTAGRLGDLFGQRRIYTAGVVVFLVGSLVCGGAGKIEVPGLTHVTVLHLGRVVQGFGGAVIMPLSLAIVYSASEGKRRALGMMLWGAVGGVATALGPLVGGLLVAHAGWEWIFLLNLPIGLVVIFAALRGLGGKPLSTANVRAPLDVPGLVSVSAMLFCLNLAIIQGSSWGWTSGGALGLFAAAAALVAVFLVLESRSAAPIMNLGWFRRPSFGGSVVGGFLLGAGMFSVIFYISIYLQTGLGLSAQAAGVRLLPMTLMLILGAPLGSRLKAGLGARKALVAALALMAAGIALLTLADPAGGTGSWTRLLPGMLLTGLTLGIAMPLCSELTIASAPRDQVGVAASAGTMFRQVGNAVGIAIMGALLSGKTDSVHAAVARRAESGPLLPGDVRRLQQAAVTHGFQNSAWYAAAATLLAAALVAVLVRDPVPAPGQRPADGEHSQAGPAVQPPATDRPIDRPTV, encoded by the coding sequence ATGTCTCCGACCGGCGCACCCAGCGCTGCCCGGCCTGCCGGGCGGCATCAGGGCCTGGCCCTGCTCGCCGCCCTGCTCGGCCTGTTCGTCGCGCTGCTCGACGTCACCGTCGTCACCGTCGCCCTGCCCACCATCAGGACCGACCTGAACGCCTCGTTCAGTGACATGGAGTGGGTCGCCAACGCCTACCTGCTGGCCCTGGCGGTGTTCATCGTCACGGCGGGGCGGCTCGGCGACCTCTTCGGACAGCGCCGGATCTACACCGCCGGCGTCGTGGTCTTCCTGGTGGGCTCGCTGGTCTGCGGGGGCGCCGGAAAGATCGAGGTTCCCGGCCTGACGCACGTGACCGTTCTGCACCTGGGGCGAGTGGTGCAGGGGTTCGGCGGCGCGGTCATCATGCCGCTGTCCCTCGCCATCGTGTACTCCGCGTCGGAAGGCAAGCGGCGGGCGCTGGGCATGATGCTGTGGGGCGCGGTGGGCGGCGTCGCCACCGCCCTGGGACCGCTCGTCGGCGGTCTGCTGGTCGCACACGCGGGCTGGGAATGGATCTTCCTGCTCAACCTCCCCATCGGACTCGTCGTCATCTTCGCGGCACTGCGCGGACTGGGCGGCAAGCCCTTGAGCACCGCGAACGTCCGCGCGCCTCTGGACGTCCCCGGACTCGTCTCCGTCAGCGCGATGCTCTTCTGCCTGAACCTGGCCATCATCCAGGGGAGTTCATGGGGCTGGACGAGTGGCGGGGCCCTCGGGCTGTTCGCCGCGGCGGCCGCCCTCGTCGCCGTCTTCCTCGTTCTGGAGTCGCGCTCCGCCGCCCCGATCATGAACCTGGGCTGGTTCCGGCGGCCGTCGTTCGGCGGGAGCGTGGTCGGCGGGTTCCTGCTCGGCGCGGGCATGTTCTCGGTGATCTTCTACATCTCGATCTACCTGCAGACCGGCCTCGGCCTCTCCGCCCAGGCCGCCGGCGTCCGGCTGCTGCCCATGACCCTGATGCTGATCCTCGGCGCGCCGCTCGGCAGCCGGCTGAAGGCGGGGCTCGGCGCGCGCAAGGCACTGGTCGCCGCGCTGGCCCTGATGGCGGCCGGCATCGCGCTACTCACCCTGGCCGACCCGGCCGGCGGCACCGGCTCCTGGACCCGGCTGCTGCCGGGCATGCTCCTCACGGGACTGACCCTGGGCATCGCCATGCCCCTCTGTTCCGAGCTGACGATCGCCTCCGCCCCCCGCGACCAGGTCGGCGTCGCCGCCAGCGCCGGGACGATGTTCCGCCAGGTCGGCAACGCCGTCGGCATCGCCATCATGGGGGCGCTGCTGAGCGGCAAAACGGATTCCGTGCACGCGGCGGTGGCCCGCCGGGCGGAGAGCGGGCCCCTGCTCCCGGGCGACGTCCGGCGGTTGCAGCAGGCGGCCGTCACCCACGGATTCCAGAACAGCGCCTGGTACGCCGCCGCCGCCACGCTGCTGGCGGCCGCGCTGGTGGCGGTTCTCGTACGGGATCCGGTGCCCGCGCCAGGGCAGCGGCCGGCCGACGGGGAGCACTCCCAGGCGGGGCCGGCGGTACAGCCGCCGGCCACGGACCGACCGATCGACCGACCGACCGTGTGA
- the fabD gene encoding ACP S-malonyltransferase, translating into MDKTAFLFPGQGSQKVGMGSDLVEQWPELLERYYRPADEILGLPLSKLCWEGPDEALRDTSVTQPAVFLTSLAALDVLTGHGVVPDVVAGHSLGEYAALVCAGTLDWTDALRLVRRRGELMAAVNESVPGSMAAVLGLALPEVEAICARVAAATGRVVEVANDNEPGQLVISGETAAVAQAAAEARSAGAQKVITLPVGAPFHCTLMRGIEEEFAAELARVEFRDPRVPVVSGVTGDRVNSAEEAVACLHRQLTARVRWTGTVTRMAGTDVGRFIEVGPGRVLGGLCRRIAPEIPVHATYDARRLRKTLDGLAPAETLARHA; encoded by the coding sequence ATGGACAAGACCGCGTTCCTCTTCCCCGGCCAGGGCTCCCAGAAGGTTGGTATGGGGAGCGACCTGGTGGAGCAGTGGCCCGAGCTGCTCGAGAGGTACTACCGACCCGCCGACGAGATCCTCGGCCTCCCGCTGTCGAAGCTGTGCTGGGAAGGCCCCGACGAGGCGCTGCGCGACACGTCGGTCACCCAGCCCGCCGTCTTCCTGACCAGCCTGGCCGCGCTGGACGTACTGACGGGCCACGGCGTCGTCCCCGATGTCGTCGCCGGGCACAGCCTGGGCGAGTACGCGGCGCTGGTCTGCGCGGGCACGCTCGACTGGACGGACGCCCTGCGCCTGGTCCGCCGGAGAGGCGAGTTGATGGCCGCGGTGAACGAGAGCGTGCCGGGCAGCATGGCCGCGGTGCTCGGCCTCGCACTGCCCGAGGTGGAGGCGATCTGCGCCCGGGTCGCGGCCGCGACCGGGCGCGTCGTCGAGGTCGCCAACGACAACGAGCCCGGACAGCTCGTCATCTCGGGGGAGACAGCGGCCGTCGCGCAGGCGGCCGCCGAGGCGCGGTCGGCCGGGGCACAGAAGGTGATCACCCTGCCGGTCGGGGCGCCCTTCCACTGCACGCTGATGCGTGGCATCGAAGAGGAGTTCGCGGCCGAGCTCGCCCGCGTGGAATTCCGTGATCCGCGTGTCCCCGTCGTCTCCGGGGTCACCGGGGACCGGGTGAACAGCGCCGAGGAGGCCGTCGCCTGTCTGCATCGGCAGCTGACGGCCCGGGTCCGCTGGACCGGCACCGTGACCCGAATGGCCGGGACGGACGTCGGCCGCTTCATCGAGGTCGGCCCCGGCCGGGTTCTCGGCGGGCTCTGCCGCCGGATCGCACCGGAGATCCCGGTGCACGCGACGTACGACGCGCGCCGGCTCCGGAAGACCCTGGACGGGCTCGCCCCCGCCGAGACCCTCGCGCGCCATGCCTGA
- a CDS encoding rRNA methyltransferase, translating into MSSYRHAVERSDAADFACGVVLHSAPGYPAFPVRLATEIFLRARTRLPGDGPVTLWDPCCGSGYLLTVLGLLHRRSLRRVIASDVDPAPLELAAKNLALLSPEGLTARERERREQSERFAKPSYLESAAAARRLRERLDADGGALPYAVGPADVFDPRSLSAVLAGAAPDIVLTDLPYGERTHWDGAVPGQPVAGMLRSLASVLPAHAVIAVTDRSRKIPVAPVPTLERLKIGTRSAVLVRAADVLDACP; encoded by the coding sequence GTGAGTTCGTACCGCCACGCCGTCGAGCGGAGCGACGCTGCCGACTTCGCCTGCGGCGTCGTGCTCCACTCCGCGCCGGGCTACCCCGCCTTCCCCGTCCGCCTGGCGACCGAGATCTTCCTGCGGGCCCGGACCAGGCTCCCCGGCGACGGCCCGGTGACGCTGTGGGACCCGTGCTGCGGCAGCGGTTACCTCCTGACGGTGCTGGGGCTGCTGCACCGCCGCTCGCTGCGGCGGGTGATCGCCTCCGACGTGGACCCCGCGCCGCTGGAGCTCGCGGCCAAGAACCTCGCCCTGCTCTCCCCCGAGGGGCTGACCGCGCGCGAACGCGAACGGCGCGAGCAGAGCGAGCGCTTCGCCAAGCCCTCCTACCTGGAGTCCGCGGCCGCTGCCCGCCGGCTGCGGGAGCGCCTGGACGCGGACGGCGGTGCGCTGCCGTACGCCGTCGGCCCCGCGGACGTCTTCGACCCTCGGTCGCTGTCGGCGGTCCTCGCCGGGGCCGCCCCCGACATCGTGCTGACCGATCTGCCGTACGGCGAGCGGACGCACTGGGACGGGGCGGTGCCAGGGCAGCCGGTGGCGGGCATGCTGCGCTCGCTCGCGTCGGTGCTGCCCGCGCACGCGGTGATCGCCGTCACCGACCGCAGCCGGAAGATCCCGGTGGCGCCGGTGCCCACCCTGGAGCGGCTGAAGATCGGGACCCGGTCGGCGGTGCTGGTCCGGGCGGCGGACGTGCTGGACGCCTGCCCCTGA
- a CDS encoding 3-hydroxyacyl-ACP dehydratase FabZ family protein codes for MPQQLEYADIRRLVPHAHPMLLIDRVVEFEPYERIVTTKTVSGSEPCYTRLADGLGSRSFAYPPSLLMESWGQGGAVLWMKRAAAQEEKPKGPLILAAVRDVAFHRPVLPGDVLRHVVRVDQYVGDSIVMSGESYVGDERVSEVGYAIAVMRPADQVSWGDR; via the coding sequence ATGCCTCAGCAGCTTGAGTACGCGGACATCCGGCGGCTGGTGCCGCACGCCCATCCGATGCTGCTCATCGACCGGGTGGTGGAGTTCGAGCCGTACGAGCGGATCGTGACCACCAAGACCGTCTCCGGCAGCGAACCCTGCTACACGCGTCTCGCCGACGGACTCGGCAGCCGTTCCTTCGCCTACCCGCCGTCCCTGCTCATGGAGTCCTGGGGCCAGGGGGGCGCGGTGCTGTGGATGAAGCGGGCCGCGGCGCAGGAGGAGAAACCGAAGGGGCCGCTGATCCTCGCGGCCGTACGCGACGTGGCGTTCCACCGCCCTGTCCTGCCCGGCGACGTCCTCCGCCATGTGGTGCGAGTGGATCAGTACGTCGGCGACAGCATCGTCATGAGCGGCGAGTCCTATGTGGGAGACGAGCGGGTGAGCGAAGTGGGCTACGCCATCGCCGTCATGCGCCCCGCCGACCAGGTGTCGTGGGGGGACCGATGA
- the fabG gene encoding 3-oxoacyl-[acyl-carrier-protein] reductase, whose amino-acid sequence MNRTERRHAVVTGGSRGIGRAVAVRLAADGYDISFCYRSGGDTANETEKLIREQGANVHHAPCDVADFDAAQTFLAQAAEALGPVHVLVNSAGIVRDNPMVLMAAEDWRAVIDTNLNGTFNFCRSAVFGFMKRKEGVIVNMSSIAGVYGNATQTNYAASKAGIQGMSVSLAKELAPYGIRVNVVAPGFIETDMTEALPEKARAGALKSIPLRRYGGAAEVADLVSFLVSDRASYITGEIVRIDGGITL is encoded by the coding sequence ATGAACCGGACCGAACGTCGCCACGCTGTCGTCACCGGCGGCTCCCGGGGGATCGGGCGAGCCGTGGCCGTCCGACTCGCCGCGGACGGGTACGACATCTCCTTCTGCTACCGCAGCGGCGGTGACACGGCGAACGAGACCGAGAAGCTCATCCGTGAGCAGGGCGCGAACGTCCACCACGCGCCCTGCGACGTCGCCGACTTCGACGCCGCCCAGACGTTCCTGGCGCAGGCCGCCGAGGCGCTCGGCCCCGTGCACGTCCTCGTCAACTCGGCGGGCATCGTCCGCGACAACCCCATGGTGCTGATGGCCGCCGAGGACTGGCGCGCCGTGATCGACACCAACCTGAACGGCACGTTCAACTTCTGCCGCTCGGCCGTCTTCGGCTTCATGAAGCGCAAGGAAGGCGTCATCGTCAACATGTCCTCGATCGCGGGGGTGTACGGCAACGCGACGCAGACCAACTACGCCGCGTCGAAGGCCGGCATCCAGGGGATGAGCGTCTCGCTCGCCAAGGAGCTGGCGCCGTACGGCATCCGCGTCAACGTGGTCGCACCCGGGTTCATCGAGACGGACATGACGGAAGCGCTGCCGGAGAAGGCCCGCGCCGGCGCGCTCAAGTCGATCCCGCTGCGCCGGTACGGCGGGGCCGCGGAGGTCGCCGACCTGGTGTCGTTCCTGGTGTCCGACCGTGCCTCGTACATCACCGGGGAGATCGTCCGGATCGACGGCGGGATCACGTTGTGA
- a CDS encoding beta-ketoacyl-[acyl-carrier-protein] synthase family protein: MTTDVVITGLGVVSPLGHGPQEFWHGLLAGRVPVGPLHSPGTPVHGEPVYQVSSPPPADAAEVTGRATGFALAASRSALVDAGLDTADASVRDGIGLCVGTGNGDSDLQEAARDGRHEQTGLRWFTYGTTGVLARELDVHGPGLTVSTACTAGAYAVALGADMIADGEADIVLAGGTEAVCRPAIGAFLRLGASDPLHCRPFDADRAGTVYGEGAAFLVLESADHARARGRVPYARVLGSGWSCDAFHATAPDPSGVQAGRAAREALERGGASRRDVGAVMCHGTGTPANDSTESLVTAELLGDRTADVPVTAVKASLGHSGGAAGAFACVTAALVLRHGTVPPVATLRTLDPRCTLRVVRDRPQPAVGDTVLVNAYAFGGNNISVAIGAAIGHTAHPEAGT; encoded by the coding sequence ATGACGACAGACGTGGTGATCACCGGGCTCGGCGTGGTCTCGCCGCTGGGCCACGGCCCGCAGGAGTTCTGGCACGGGCTGCTGGCCGGACGGGTGCCGGTCGGCCCCCTGCACAGCCCGGGCACGCCCGTGCACGGCGAACCCGTGTACCAGGTCTCCTCCCCGCCGCCGGCCGACGCTGCGGAGGTCACGGGCCGCGCCACCGGCTTCGCCCTGGCGGCCTCCCGGTCCGCGCTCGTGGACGCCGGGCTGGACACGGCCGACGCGAGCGTGCGCGACGGCATCGGTCTGTGCGTGGGCACCGGCAACGGGGACAGCGACCTGCAGGAGGCGGCGCGCGACGGGCGGCACGAGCAGACCGGACTGCGGTGGTTCACGTACGGCACGACAGGCGTCCTCGCCCGGGAGCTGGACGTGCACGGGCCCGGCCTCACCGTGTCCACCGCGTGCACGGCGGGGGCGTACGCGGTCGCCCTCGGCGCCGACATGATCGCCGACGGCGAGGCGGACATCGTCCTCGCGGGGGGCACCGAAGCGGTGTGCAGACCCGCGATCGGCGCCTTCCTCCGCCTCGGCGCGAGCGACCCGCTCCACTGCCGCCCCTTCGACGCCGACCGGGCGGGCACGGTGTACGGCGAGGGGGCCGCCTTCCTCGTGCTGGAGTCCGCCGACCACGCCCGGGCACGGGGACGGGTGCCGTACGCCCGTGTGCTGGGCTCGGGCTGGAGCTGCGACGCGTTCCACGCGACGGCCCCGGACCCGTCGGGCGTCCAGGCGGGGCGCGCGGCGCGCGAGGCGCTGGAGCGCGGCGGCGCGTCCCGCCGGGACGTCGGCGCGGTGATGTGCCACGGCACGGGAACACCGGCCAACGACAGCACAGAGAGCCTCGTCACCGCGGAGCTCCTCGGCGACCGCACGGCCGACGTGCCGGTGACCGCGGTGAAGGCGTCGCTCGGCCACAGCGGCGGCGCCGCGGGGGCCTTCGCCTGCGTGACCGCGGCACTCGTCCTGCGGCACGGGACGGTGCCGCCGGTGGCCACGCTGCGCACCCTCGACCCCCGGTGCACGCTGCGTGTCGTGCGCGACCGGCCCCAGCCCGCCGTCGGCGACACGGTGCTCGTCAACGCCTACGCCTTCGGCGGCAACAACATCTCCGTCGCCATCGGCGCGGCAATCGGCCACACAGCACACCCGGAGGCAGGGACATGA
- a CDS encoding glycosyltransferase family protein — translation MAGARVLIAGNFHWQAGFSQTVAAYVEAAAEAGCEVRVSGPLSRMDEQIPKHLPVEPDVAWGTHLVFMFEARQYLSDEQIELACSIPRDRRLIIDFDGHWGGVATAGDSSVGTHSTENWQRLYSTLTDLVLQPKTGPLPDGAEFFPCFGMPGPVRHPLALGRERDRDLQYIGSNWGRWEPFVEVVEAARRAGLRRIRVCGRWWDDETCPGFEDITAAEPARLAGVEVRPPVPFGHVVTEMGRSLITPVLVSPLVADTGLLTARVFETLASGSLPVLPAAAEFLSFLYGGEAEPLLLGPDPAATLGRLAGDFERHAELVGRIQEQARARYNYPRLLTELLAFFR, via the coding sequence ATGGCGGGAGCCCGGGTGCTCATAGCCGGGAATTTCCATTGGCAGGCGGGGTTCAGCCAGACCGTCGCCGCCTATGTGGAGGCGGCGGCCGAGGCGGGCTGCGAGGTCCGGGTCAGCGGTCCCCTCTCGCGGATGGACGAGCAGATCCCGAAGCACCTGCCGGTGGAGCCGGACGTGGCGTGGGGAACGCATCTGGTGTTCATGTTCGAGGCCCGGCAATACCTCTCGGACGAGCAGATCGAACTGGCCTGCTCCATTCCCCGGGACCGGCGCCTGATCATCGATTTCGACGGCCACTGGGGCGGCGTCGCCACCGCCGGCGACAGTTCCGTGGGAACCCACTCGACCGAGAACTGGCAGCGGCTCTACTCCACGCTCACCGACCTCGTCCTCCAGCCCAAGACGGGCCCCCTGCCGGACGGGGCGGAGTTCTTCCCCTGTTTCGGAATGCCCGGCCCCGTACGGCACCCCCTCGCACTCGGCCGCGAGCGGGACCGCGACCTCCAGTACATCGGCAGCAACTGGGGGCGGTGGGAGCCGTTCGTCGAGGTCGTGGAGGCGGCCCGGCGGGCCGGGCTGCGGCGGATCCGGGTCTGCGGGCGGTGGTGGGACGACGAGACCTGCCCCGGGTTCGAGGACATCACCGCCGCGGAGCCGGCGCGGCTGGCGGGCGTGGAGGTCCGGCCGCCGGTGCCGTTCGGGCACGTCGTCACCGAGATGGGCCGGTCGCTGATCACGCCGGTGCTGGTCAGCCCGCTCGTCGCCGACACCGGGCTGCTCACGGCCCGGGTGTTCGAGACCCTCGCCTCCGGCTCGCTCCCGGTGCTGCCGGCCGCGGCGGAGTTCCTGTCCTTCCTGTACGGCGGGGAGGCGGAACCCCTGCTGCTGGGCCCGGACCCCGCCGCGACGCTGGGCCGGCTGGCGGGCGACTTCGAGCGCCACGCCGAGCTCGTGGGACGGATCCAGGAGCAGGCCCGGGCCCGCTACAACTACCCCCGGCTGCTCACCGAGTTGCTGGCGTTCTTCCGCTGA
- a CDS encoding NAD-dependent epimerase/dehydratase family protein gives MSMFPGFSDGTRLLVTGGAGFIGSHVVDTLLEAGAEVIVLDDLTTGDPERLDPRADLRRVDVTDAAALDEAVRSVRPAAVCHLAAQIDVRVSVARPAADARVNVEGTINVLEAARAVGARVVFASTGGALYGEGVPVPTPEDTLPGPGAPYGTAKYCAEQYIGLFNRLHGTAHSVLRLGNVYGPRQSPGGEAGVIAIHCGLARDGEEPTVYGDGLQTRDYVYVGDVAEAFTAALRHPAPGVWNIGTGRGSTVLEVLDHIAAASGRELRPRFALHRPGEIRHSTLDVTRAAADLGWTASVPLEKGIAATYDWVRSGSPVRQRA, from the coding sequence ATGTCCATGTTCCCGGGATTCTCGGACGGAACGCGTCTGCTGGTGACCGGAGGGGCGGGCTTCATCGGCTCGCACGTCGTCGACACCTTGCTGGAGGCCGGGGCCGAGGTCATCGTGCTCGACGATCTGACCACCGGCGACCCGGAACGGCTGGACCCGCGGGCGGACCTGCGCCGCGTCGACGTGACCGACGCCGCCGCCCTCGACGAGGCGGTGCGGTCCGTACGGCCCGCCGCCGTCTGCCACCTCGCGGCCCAGATCGACGTACGGGTCTCGGTGGCCCGCCCGGCCGCCGACGCGCGCGTCAACGTGGAGGGGACGATCAACGTGCTGGAGGCGGCCCGGGCCGTCGGAGCGCGGGTCGTGTTCGCCTCCACCGGCGGGGCCCTCTACGGGGAGGGCGTCCCCGTCCCGACCCCCGAGGACACACTGCCCGGACCGGGCGCGCCCTACGGCACCGCCAAGTACTGCGCGGAGCAGTACATCGGCCTCTTCAACCGGCTGCACGGGACCGCGCACAGCGTGCTGCGGCTCGGCAACGTGTACGGGCCCCGGCAGAGCCCGGGCGGGGAGGCGGGTGTCATCGCCATCCACTGCGGGCTGGCCCGCGACGGCGAGGAGCCCACCGTGTACGGCGACGGCCTGCAGACCCGCGACTACGTGTACGTCGGCGACGTCGCCGAGGCGTTCACCGCCGCCCTCCGGCACCCCGCGCCCGGCGTCTGGAACATCGGCACGGGCAGGGGCAGCACGGTGCTGGAGGTCCTCGACCACATCGCCGCCGCTTCCGGGCGCGAGCTGCGCCCCCGCTTCGCGCTCCACCGGCCGGGCGAGATCCGGCACAGCACGCTGGACGTCACCCGGGCCGCCGCCGACCTGGGCTGGACCGCGTCCGTCCCGCTGGAGAAGGGCATCGCCGCCACCTACGACTGGGTCCGGTCCGGCTCGCCCGTCCGGCAGCGGGCCTGA
- a CDS encoding 3-hydroxyacyl-ACP dehydratase FabZ family protein: MDPVDSFAVVSPDEVLVRRLVRADDPYLEGHYPEVTVYPGVFLVESVCQAVLHLLWETRGEDLHVEPLRIDALRFTAAFAPGDEIEAGCTCRALTADTLAVTGLVTKGGTKAATVRMTLRVLPGRDAAEEGPDASAA, translated from the coding sequence GTGGACCCGGTGGATTCCTTCGCGGTGGTCTCGCCGGACGAGGTCCTCGTCCGGCGGCTCGTCCGCGCCGACGACCCGTACCTGGAGGGCCACTACCCGGAGGTCACCGTCTATCCGGGGGTCTTCCTCGTCGAGTCCGTCTGCCAGGCGGTGCTCCACCTGCTGTGGGAGACCCGGGGGGAGGACCTCCACGTCGAGCCCCTGCGGATCGACGCGTTGCGCTTCACCGCCGCTTTCGCGCCCGGCGACGAGATCGAGGCCGGCTGCACCTGCCGGGCGCTCACCGCGGACACCCTGGCGGTCACCGGTCTGGTGACCAAAGGGGGGACGAAGGCCGCGACGGTCCGGATGACTCTCCGTGTCCTTCCGGGCCGGGACGCCGCCGAGGAGGGGCCGGATGCCTCAGCAGCTTGA
- a CDS encoding RNA methyltransferase, which produces MPAARRITSRNARFQQWQALLGNRNKRTRAGEFLVMGVRPVSLAVEQGWPVHTLLYDGQRQLSKWARELLRTVRTEQVAMASDLMMELGEKSEAPPEVIAVVEMPADDLGRIPVREDFLGVLFDRPTSPGNIGSIIRSADALGAHGLIVAGHAADVYDPKTVRSSTGSLFSLPAVRVPSPAEVMEWVEARRAAGTPIVLVGTDEDGECDVFDFDFTQPTLLLIGNETAGLSTTWRGLCDHTVSIPMTGSASSLNAANAATAVLYETVRQRVGQRKNASNSVSSRG; this is translated from the coding sequence ATGCCGGCGGCTCGGCGGATCACCTCACGCAACGCTCGCTTCCAGCAGTGGCAGGCGCTGCTCGGCAACCGCAACAAGCGCACGCGTGCCGGTGAGTTCCTGGTCATGGGCGTCCGCCCGGTCTCGCTCGCGGTGGAGCAGGGCTGGCCCGTGCACACGCTCCTCTATGACGGGCAGCGGCAGCTCTCGAAGTGGGCGCGGGAGCTCCTCCGCACGGTGCGGACCGAGCAGGTCGCGATGGCCTCGGACCTGATGATGGAGCTGGGCGAGAAGAGCGAGGCGCCGCCCGAGGTCATCGCCGTCGTGGAGATGCCCGCCGACGACCTGGGCCGGATCCCGGTCCGGGAGGACTTCCTGGGCGTGCTGTTCGACCGGCCGACCAGCCCGGGGAACATCGGCAGCATCATCCGCTCGGCGGACGCCCTGGGCGCCCACGGCCTGATCGTGGCCGGGCACGCCGCCGACGTCTACGACCCCAAGACGGTCCGGTCGAGCACCGGCTCGCTGTTCTCCCTGCCCGCCGTCCGGGTGCCGTCGCCGGCCGAGGTGATGGAGTGGGTGGAGGCCCGCCGGGCCGCCGGGACGCCGATCGTCCTGGTCGGCACGGACGAGGACGGCGAGTGCGACGTCTTCGACTTCGACTTCACCCAGCCGACCCTGCTGCTGATCGGCAACGAGACGGCCGGGCTCAGCACCACCTGGCGCGGGCTGTGCGACCACACGGTCAGCATCCCGATGACCGGCTCCGCGAGCTCGCTGAACGCCGCGAACGCGGCGACCGCGGTCCTCTACGAGACCGTCCGGCAGCGGGTCGGTCAGCGGAAGAACGCCAGCAACTCGGTGAGCAGCCGGGGGTAG
- a CDS encoding beta-ketoacyl synthase N-terminal-like domain-containing protein, with translation MSAKGAALAAVTGIGPVSRPAIGVEELCAVPESAWHGPGDGTRELDNFEPSRFLGKRGWKFMPPATRMALAAVRLALADAGPAPERPADRTGVVLGTNFAVSEIVDRIDRALLAGGIGGISPVESPNFAVNVPVGQVSIAHGLKAFNITLVDLVTAGYASLLLGARALAGNRADAVLTGAVEGPPPTAFLTHSGHGADAGGACLLYLEDPAAARRRDARVHALLTGGVRRMLPDDPQGAERVLGPALDRLTAAEPDRLHLCVPAGHVGRYVEESVRKWAASRGVPGDVEVVRGAPQASVTGVLALARRLARQPGDGEGNGLLCVAVGPYGNLVALRFHRGGGAM, from the coding sequence ATGAGCGCGAAGGGTGCGGCCCTCGCCGCCGTCACCGGCATCGGCCCGGTCAGCCGGCCCGCCATCGGGGTCGAGGAGCTGTGCGCCGTCCCCGAGTCCGCCTGGCACGGACCCGGCGACGGCACACGAGAGCTGGACAATTTCGAACCGTCCCGCTTCCTGGGCAAACGCGGCTGGAAGTTCATGCCGCCCGCGACGCGGATGGCGCTCGCCGCCGTCCGCCTCGCCCTGGCGGACGCGGGCCCGGCGCCCGAGCGGCCGGCGGACAGGACGGGCGTCGTGCTCGGCACCAACTTCGCCGTGAGCGAGATCGTCGACCGGATCGACCGCGCCCTGCTGGCCGGCGGCATCGGCGGGATCAGCCCGGTGGAGAGCCCCAACTTCGCGGTCAACGTCCCCGTCGGACAGGTTTCCATCGCCCATGGGCTGAAGGCGTTCAACATCACCCTGGTCGACCTGGTCACGGCCGGGTACGCGTCCCTGCTGCTCGGCGCCCGGGCGCTGGCCGGGAACCGGGCCGACGCCGTGCTGACCGGTGCCGTCGAAGGGCCACCGCCCACCGCCTTCCTCACGCACTCCGGTCACGGGGCCGACGCCGGCGGCGCCTGCCTGCTGTACCTGGAGGACCCCGCGGCGGCCCGTCGGCGCGACGCCCGCGTTCACGCCCTGCTGACCGGAGGGGTCCGGCGCATGCTCCCGGACGACCCCCAGGGCGCCGAACGTGTCCTGGGCCCGGCGCTCGACCGGCTCACCGCGGCCGAGCCGGACCGTCTCCACCTGTGCGTCCCCGCGGGGCACGTCGGCCGGTACGTCGAGGAGTCGGTCCGCAAGTGGGCCGCGAGCCGCGGTGTACCCGGCGACGTGGAGGTCGTCCGCGGCGCCCCGCAGGCAAGCGTCACGGGCGTGCTCGCGCTGGCCCGGCGGCTGGCGCGGCAGCCCGGTGACGGCGAGGGGAACGGTTTGCTGTGCGTGGCCGTCGGGCCGTACGGCAACCTGGTGGCCCTTCGCTTCCACCGGGGTGGCGGCGCCATGTGA